One Natrinema marinum genomic window carries:
- a CDS encoding nicotinate phosphoribosyltransferase encodes MSNPFGTVPPEAILAGDATDAYFERTRATLEHAGKNPRVVAEVTADQFPTGEFDVFTGVKDIATLFEGRDVDVDALPDGTLFDGGPVCRIEGPYLEFAELETSLLGFLSQPSGFATAALEARLAAPDSLVLSFGARHVHPSIAATVERAALLAGLDGFSHVAAGDILGREAGGTMPHALMFCFGEGNQADAWTAFDEAVGADVPRIALVDTFWDEKSESLLAAETLGDDLDGVRIDTTGSRRGDFEHIIREVRWELDARGREDVDIFCSGGLTPETIRPLREVADGFGVGSHITGADSVDFSLDIVEIADEPISKRGKLSGVKQVYRTADGGHHVALADRESPEGCEPLLEPLLRDGEIVREFDLEAATERCLADAEAVGFGETRERVD; translated from the coding sequence ATGTCAAATCCGTTCGGAACCGTTCCCCCTGAGGCGATTCTCGCGGGGGACGCGACTGACGCCTACTTCGAGCGCACCCGGGCCACGCTCGAGCACGCGGGGAAGAACCCCCGCGTCGTCGCCGAAGTGACCGCCGATCAGTTCCCGACCGGCGAGTTCGATGTCTTCACCGGTGTGAAAGACATCGCGACGCTGTTCGAGGGCCGCGACGTCGACGTCGACGCCCTCCCCGACGGGACGCTGTTCGACGGCGGCCCCGTCTGCCGGATCGAAGGCCCATACCTCGAGTTCGCCGAACTCGAGACCTCGCTGCTGGGCTTTCTCTCCCAGCCCAGCGGCTTCGCGACGGCGGCGCTCGAGGCGCGGCTGGCGGCCCCGGACTCGCTGGTGCTCTCTTTCGGCGCGCGTCACGTCCACCCCTCGATCGCGGCGACCGTCGAGCGGGCCGCGTTGCTCGCCGGCCTCGACGGCTTTTCCCACGTGGCAGCGGGCGATATTCTGGGACGGGAGGCGGGCGGGACGATGCCCCACGCGCTCATGTTCTGCTTCGGCGAGGGCAATCAAGCCGACGCGTGGACGGCGTTCGACGAGGCCGTCGGCGCGGACGTGCCCCGAATCGCGCTGGTCGACACCTTCTGGGACGAGAAAAGCGAGAGCCTGCTGGCCGCCGAGACGCTTGGCGACGATCTGGACGGTGTCCGGATCGACACCACGGGCTCCCGACGCGGCGATTTCGAGCACATCATCCGCGAGGTCCGCTGGGAACTCGACGCCCGCGGCCGCGAGGACGTCGACATCTTCTGTAGCGGCGGGCTCACGCCCGAGACGATCCGTCCCCTGCGCGAGGTCGCCGACGGCTTCGGCGTCGGCAGTCACATCACCGGCGCGGACTCGGTGGACTTCAGCCTCGACATCGTAGAAATAGCGGACGAACCGATCTCCAAGCGGGGCAAGCTCTCCGGCGTCAAACAAGTCTACCGGACCGCCGACGGCGGTCACCACGTCGCGCTCGCCGACCGCGAGAGCCCCGAGGGCTGCGAGCCCCTGCTCGAGCCGCTGCTCCGCGACGGCGAGATCGTCCGCGAGTTCGACCTCGAGGCGGCGACAGAACGGTGTCTCGCGGACGCCGAAGCGGTCGGGTTCGGCGAGACTCGAGAGCGGGTTGACTGA
- a CDS encoding PQQ-binding-like beta-propeller repeat protein gives MRRNTRRRFLKGCMTAAVAGGVLAGATDVGATTERERGSTGTPSLPPEATTDWSTARGGPSRTGAVGFEDGFGEEFDFDSLETAWTADAEALPVVADGTAYLSVDGAVRALDAADGTLEWRCEGLGAGGQPTVAYGTVYVGCNGTVTALDAATGAVRWETAVADTTLESPTVAFGMVYVFAGGSLTAIDCETGAIEWTRNAVEVSTGDPWEEPRTVERALERDVVAADDCVFAIAEDGTIVGLAPLSGEPELTIGTNYYYLYDLVATGGRVAVRTESEVVAAYDSATGERTGTWHGGVRKLAVRGDTLVFVTRYELVAVDMARGEKRWTVGNYSHAIGDPVIACDTVFVGLGLQGGRYENCLVAFDIDDGSERWVRSRTDSAHVGDRCVVADQTIYIDDGGLTAIRAGSGVDDEDVDDTVDDEDADDGVRDEDADDESGDDGAGDGDDRQGDGRPRQRHDDQFSHGRAWNRPAEGTRANAGSRPGRGRRRVSSWLKLLYRWR, from the coding sequence ATGCGTCGGAATACGAGACGACGGTTCCTGAAAGGGTGCATGACGGCCGCCGTGGCCGGTGGGGTGCTCGCAGGGGCCACCGATGTGGGTGCGACGACCGAGCGTGAACGCGGATCGACCGGGACGCCCTCCCTGCCGCCCGAGGCGACTACCGACTGGTCGACCGCACGGGGTGGCCCCAGCCGAACGGGTGCCGTCGGTTTCGAGGACGGGTTCGGGGAAGAATTCGATTTCGACTCGCTCGAGACCGCCTGGACGGCCGACGCCGAGGCGTTGCCCGTCGTTGCCGACGGGACGGCTTACCTGTCGGTCGACGGGGCGGTACGCGCCCTTGACGCCGCCGACGGCACGCTCGAGTGGCGATGCGAGGGGCTCGGTGCCGGCGGCCAGCCGACGGTCGCGTACGGGACCGTCTACGTCGGCTGTAACGGGACCGTGACCGCTCTCGACGCCGCGACCGGGGCCGTCCGGTGGGAGACCGCGGTTGCCGACACCACCCTCGAGTCGCCCACGGTCGCCTTCGGGATGGTCTACGTCTTCGCCGGGGGGAGCCTGACCGCGATCGACTGCGAGACGGGCGCGATCGAGTGGACCCGCAACGCCGTCGAGGTGTCCACCGGCGATCCCTGGGAGGAACCGCGAACGGTCGAGCGAGCGCTCGAGCGCGACGTGGTCGCAGCTGACGACTGCGTCTTCGCGATTGCCGAGGACGGTACGATCGTCGGCCTCGCACCGCTCTCCGGCGAGCCGGAGCTCACGATCGGGACGAACTACTACTACTTGTACGATCTCGTCGCGACCGGCGGCCGGGTCGCCGTCAGAACGGAGTCCGAAGTCGTCGCTGCCTACGATTCGGCGACCGGCGAGCGAACGGGAACCTGGCACGGCGGAGTCCGCAAGCTCGCCGTGCGCGGCGACACGCTCGTGTTCGTCACGCGCTACGAACTCGTCGCGGTCGATATGGCACGTGGCGAGAAACGGTGGACCGTCGGGAACTACTCCCACGCCATCGGCGATCCGGTGATCGCCTGTGATACGGTTTTCGTCGGCCTGGGCCTGCAGGGTGGCCGATACGAGAACTGCCTCGTCGCGTTCGACATCGACGACGGCAGCGAGCGTTGGGTTCGATCGCGGACGGACAGCGCCCACGTCGGGGACCGATGCGTCGTCGCCGATCAGACGATCTACATCGACGACGGCGGGCTGACCGCGATCCGCGCGGGCTCCGGAGTTGACGACGAGGATGTCGATGACACCGTCGACGACGAGGACGCTGACGACGGCGTCAGGGACGAGGACGCAGATGACGAGAGTGGCGATGATGGGGCTGGTGACGGGGACGACCGGCAAGGCGACGGCCGTCCGCGACAGCGACACGACGATCAGTTCTCCCACGGTCGGGCGTGGAACCGCCCAGCGGAGGGGACTCGAGCGAACGCTGGCTCGCGTCCCGGACGGGGACGACGACGCGTCTCGAGCTGGCTGAAGCTCCTGTATCGGTGGCGGTGA
- the cca gene encoding CCA tRNA nucleotidyltransferase encodes MSEEDVDSDESGRPDLERVVAEIRAAVTPDEDERARLREVADRLIDRAERAATDLCADADVLQVGSTARDTWISGDRDIDVFVRFPPDLDRETLEAYGLEVGHETLPAGHEEYAEHPYVKGTVEGFDVDVVPCFRLESATEIRSAVDRTPFHTRYLQARLDDDLAGDVRVTKQFLTGIGVYGSDLRTQGFSGYLTELLVCEYGGFRPLLEAAADWQPPVELDPEDHGRASFGDPLVVIDPTDPERNVAAVCSPANVARLQHYARAFLDDPRTDSFESVECDPLTEADLRNHLARRATTPVAVRFDAPDLVEDQLYPQLRKSLAGITQGLDDRGFDVFRATTFADETAAVFAELAVSERPAVERHEGPPVSVRDHATGFYSAYADDPDAYGPFIEGDRYVTERDREFTTARAFLESDRLFDVGLGAHVETALEDGYEVLVGEEIAALLDEFGTELATYFDPRP; translated from the coding sequence ATGAGCGAGGAGGACGTTGACAGCGACGAGTCAGGGCGGCCGGACCTCGAGCGGGTCGTCGCCGAGATCCGCGCTGCGGTCACCCCCGACGAGGACGAACGCGCTCGACTCCGCGAGGTCGCCGATCGGCTCATCGACCGGGCCGAACGCGCCGCGACCGATCTGTGTGCCGACGCCGACGTGCTACAGGTGGGCTCGACGGCCCGCGACACGTGGATCAGCGGCGACCGAGACATCGACGTCTTCGTCCGCTTTCCGCCCGACCTCGACCGCGAAACGCTCGAGGCGTACGGCCTCGAGGTCGGCCACGAGACGCTGCCGGCGGGCCACGAGGAGTACGCCGAACACCCCTACGTGAAGGGAACGGTCGAGGGGTTCGACGTCGACGTCGTCCCCTGCTTTCGCCTCGAGTCGGCGACCGAGATCCGCTCGGCGGTCGATCGAACGCCGTTTCACACCCGCTATCTCCAGGCCAGACTCGACGACGACCTCGCTGGCGATGTCCGCGTGACGAAGCAGTTCCTCACCGGAATCGGCGTCTATGGCAGCGACCTTCGAACGCAGGGCTTCAGCGGCTACCTCACCGAACTGCTCGTCTGCGAGTACGGCGGCTTCCGGCCGCTGCTCGAGGCCGCGGCCGACTGGCAGCCGCCGGTCGAACTCGATCCCGAGGACCACGGCCGCGCGAGTTTTGGCGATCCGCTGGTCGTTATCGATCCAACCGACCCCGAGCGCAACGTCGCGGCGGTCTGCTCGCCGGCCAACGTTGCTCGTCTCCAGCACTACGCCCGCGCGTTCCTCGACGACCCGCGCACCGACAGCTTCGAATCCGTCGAGTGCGACCCGCTGACGGAAGCGGACCTCCGCAATCACCTCGCGCGCCGAGCCACCACGCCCGTCGCCGTCCGGTTCGATGCGCCCGACCTCGTCGAGGATCAGCTCTACCCCCAGCTCCGAAAGTCGCTCGCGGGGATCACTCAGGGACTGGACGACCGCGGGTTCGACGTCTTCCGGGCGACGACGTTCGCCGACGAGACGGCCGCCGTCTTCGCGGAACTGGCGGTCAGCGAGCGTCCCGCCGTCGAACGCCACGAGGGGCCGCCGGTCTCCGTCCGCGACCACGCGACCGGGTTTTACAGCGCGTACGCCGACGATCCCGACGCCTACGGCCCCTTCATCGAGGGCGATCGCTACGTTACCGAGCGCGACCGCGAGTTCACCACCGCGCGCGCGTTCCTCGAGAGCGACCGGCTCTTCGATGTCGGCCTCGGCGCACACGTCGAGACGGCGCTCGAAGACGGCTACGAGGTACTGGTCGGCGAGGAGATCGCGGCGTTACTCGATGAGTTCGGGACGGAACTCGCGACCTACTTCGATCCGCGGCCCTGA
- a CDS encoding TIGR00296 family protein — protein MSQGQGVDLSYEDGARAVELARESVESYVQHGQREQPGSMREAFYERTGAFVRLESTRGRGSLRGCAGGYRSGDQLGHVIVDAAIEAASEDSCGSEVSPSELPNLTVSVCTVRNVLLTDDPLADLEVGTHGVAIDGGEGGWLYPTVPVENGWSAREYLDRTCRKAKLAPEAWQDDDVIVTLFEGQVFREREADGSIEQV, from the coding sequence ATGTCCCAGGGACAGGGCGTCGACCTTTCCTACGAGGACGGTGCGCGCGCGGTCGAACTCGCGCGTGAATCCGTCGAATCCTACGTACAACACGGGCAGCGAGAACAACCGGGCAGCATGCGCGAAGCCTTCTACGAGCGGACCGGCGCGTTCGTCCGCCTCGAGTCGACCCGCGGGCGGGGGAGCCTGCGGGGCTGTGCGGGCGGCTACCGCTCGGGCGACCAGCTCGGACACGTCATCGTCGACGCGGCGATCGAAGCCGCCAGCGAGGACTCCTGTGGCTCGGAAGTGAGCCCCTCGGAACTGCCGAACCTCACGGTCTCCGTCTGCACCGTCCGAAACGTACTCCTGACCGACGATCCGCTGGCCGATCTCGAGGTCGGTACCCACGGCGTCGCCATCGACGGCGGCGAGGGCGGTTGGCTCTATCCCACGGTACCGGTCGAAAACGGCTGGAGCGCCCGCGAGTACCTCGATCGCACCTGCCGGAAGGCCAAACTCGCGCCGGAGGCCTGGCAGGACGACGACGTGATCGTCACGCTGTTCGAGGGACAGGTTTTCCGCGAGCGCGAGGCCGACGGCAGCATCGAGCAGGTCTAA
- a CDS encoding Hvo_1808 family surface protein: MTRARLFAVVALVVLSGCTLPGDATGFDTDRELGRVGDYAHDDSFAFDASDGLTREQLEAVKYRAMARIEVVRGLKFSRDVDLEVVSRAEYRAQRAARTGNAAAFRNELWRGAFVVDGQTDVSRAFDDLYGDSIQGYYVNDRIVIITNDTDEIRIDRWTLVHELTHALQDQQFGIGRESETIDGLRAENGLLEGEANYVPERYDRRCGDEWQCLPDLETGTASGEALADRPFNVGLFLSIYVPYAEGAPFVADRYERDGWAAVDRAHDDPPASTAQLIHPDRYPESEPVAVAIRDRSSDAWQPIGSGPNGSGEPRTETVGEATLFATLWANAVIDRPLTEGGTALGPYNYSHPATAGWAGDSFRVYRSASDADRLGHVWRLAWVDPADAREFADAYRDLLANRGAERVASASADETDVYRISDGEPFAGAYRVSVGGDTVEIVGAPTVDGLDAIHAAGGESNAMAPAALESGPASATTVRAGTPAAPSTGG, encoded by the coding sequence ATGACGCGGGCCAGACTGTTCGCGGTCGTCGCGCTGGTCGTCCTCTCGGGGTGTACGCTCCCCGGCGACGCGACCGGGTTCGACACCGACCGCGAACTCGGGCGCGTCGGCGACTACGCCCACGACGACAGCTTCGCGTTCGACGCGAGCGACGGCCTCACCCGCGAGCAACTCGAGGCCGTCAAGTATCGCGCGATGGCCCGGATCGAGGTCGTCCGCGGGCTGAAGTTCAGCCGCGACGTGGATCTCGAGGTCGTGAGCCGCGCCGAGTATCGCGCCCAGCGAGCGGCCAGAACCGGGAACGCCGCCGCGTTCCGGAACGAGCTCTGGCGGGGCGCGTTCGTCGTCGACGGCCAGACGGACGTGAGTCGGGCGTTCGACGATCTCTACGGCGACTCGATTCAGGGCTACTACGTCAACGACCGGATCGTGATCATCACGAACGACACCGACGAGATCCGGATCGACCGCTGGACGCTAGTCCACGAACTGACCCACGCCCTGCAGGACCAGCAGTTCGGTATCGGCCGGGAGAGCGAGACCATCGACGGCCTGCGTGCCGAGAACGGCCTGCTCGAGGGGGAGGCCAACTACGTCCCGGAGCGCTACGATCGCCGCTGTGGCGACGAATGGCAGTGTCTGCCGGATCTCGAAACCGGGACGGCCTCGGGCGAGGCGCTCGCCGACCGGCCGTTCAACGTCGGCCTCTTCCTCTCGATCTACGTCCCGTACGCCGAAGGGGCGCCGTTCGTCGCGGACCGCTACGAGCGGGACGGCTGGGCGGCCGTCGATCGCGCCCACGACGACCCGCCGGCGAGCACCGCCCAACTGATCCATCCCGACCGCTACCCCGAGAGCGAGCCGGTCGCGGTGGCGATCCGGGATCGCTCGAGTGACGCCTGGCAGCCGATCGGGAGCGGCCCGAACGGGTCCGGCGAGCCCCGCACCGAGACGGTCGGCGAGGCGACCCTGTTCGCGACGTTGTGGGCCAACGCCGTGATCGACCGGCCGCTCACCGAGGGCGGCACCGCCCTCGGGCCGTACAACTACTCACACCCCGCGACGGCGGGGTGGGCCGGCGACAGCTTCCGGGTCTACCGGAGCGCGTCGGACGCGGATCGGCTCGGGCACGTCTGGCGGCTCGCCTGGGTGGACCCGGCCGACGCCCGGGAGTTCGCCGACGCCTACCGCGACCTCCTCGCGAACCGCGGGGCCGAACGGGTCGCGTCCGCGAGCGCCGACGAGACGGACGTCTACCGGATTTCCGACGGCGAGCCCTTCGCCGGCGCGTACCGCGTCTCGGTCGGCGGCGACACCGTCGAGATCGTCGGCGCGCCGACCGTCGACGGACTCGACGCGATCCACGCCGCGGGCGGCGAGTCGAACGCGATGGCTCCGGCGGCGCTCGAGTCCGGGCCCGCATCCGCGACGACGGTGCGGGCTGGAACCCCCGCAGCGCCGTCGACTGGGGGCTAA
- a CDS encoding histone deacetylase family protein, whose translation MQFGYSETCLAHDPGSRHPESPDRLRAIRERLKRKHGVEYVEADPCDMDAMAAVHDREYLESVREFCAEGGGSWDPDTTAVEATWDAASQSAGLACWAAEEALEGATGRETPFSIGRPPGHHAVYDDAMGFCFVNNVTVAAQHALDHDEYDVDRVAIVDWDVHHGNGTQDIFYDRGDVFFVSLHEKGLYPGTGAVDEIGEGDGEGTTMNVPMPAGTDDNEYLAAIEGPITAALTEYDPDLLLISAGFDAHRHDPISRIRLSTEAYALMTDRMRTLADDTDAALAFILEGGYGLDVLADSVAIVHETFDGREPIEPDDEPGEKAASALEDVLEAHDLDADLGDT comes from the coding sequence ATGCAGTTCGGCTACAGCGAGACCTGTCTCGCACACGATCCCGGTTCGCGCCACCCCGAGTCGCCGGACCGGCTACGGGCGATTCGGGAGCGACTGAAGCGAAAACACGGCGTCGAGTACGTCGAAGCCGACCCCTGCGACATGGACGCGATGGCCGCCGTCCACGACCGGGAGTACCTCGAGTCCGTCCGAGAGTTCTGCGCGGAGGGCGGCGGTAGCTGGGACCCCGACACCACCGCCGTCGAGGCGACGTGGGACGCCGCATCCCAAAGTGCGGGACTGGCCTGTTGGGCAGCCGAGGAAGCGCTCGAGGGCGCGACGGGACGTGAAACGCCGTTTTCGATCGGTCGGCCGCCGGGCCACCACGCCGTCTACGACGACGCGATGGGGTTTTGCTTCGTCAACAACGTGACCGTCGCCGCCCAGCACGCCCTCGATCACGACGAGTACGATGTCGACCGGGTCGCGATCGTCGACTGGGACGTCCACCACGGCAACGGGACCCAGGACATCTTCTACGACCGGGGCGACGTCTTCTTTGTCTCGCTCCACGAGAAGGGGCTCTATCCCGGCACCGGTGCGGTCGACGAAATCGGTGAAGGAGACGGCGAGGGGACGACGATGAACGTGCCGATGCCAGCCGGGACCGACGACAACGAGTATCTGGCCGCCATCGAGGGACCGATCACCGCCGCGCTGACCGAGTACGATCCCGATCTCTTGCTCATTAGCGCCGGCTTCGATGCCCACCGCCACGACCCCATCTCGCGGATCCGCCTCTCGACGGAGGCGTACGCGCTGATGACTGACCGGATGCGAACGCTGGCCGACGACACCGACGCCGCGCTGGCGTTCATTCTCGAGGGGGGCTACGGGCTCGACGTCCTCGCCGACAGCGTGGCGATCGTCCACGAGACCTTCGACGGGCGGGAACCGATCGAACCCGACGACGAACCCGGCGAAAAGGCGGCATCGGCACTCGAGGACGTACTCGAGGCCCACGACCTCGACGCGGATCTCGGCGATACGTAG
- a CDS encoding histone family protein: MNVELPFAPVDTIIRRNAGDLRVSADASKELATRIQEHGSELAIDAAEEATADGRKTLMAQDFGVERVVDKDDLELPVAPVDRIARLEIDNRYRVSMDARVALADILEDYADNVARAATILAHHADRRTITDDDIETYFSLFE; this comes from the coding sequence ATGAACGTCGAACTCCCGTTCGCCCCGGTGGACACGATCATCCGGCGGAACGCGGGCGATCTTCGGGTGAGTGCCGACGCGTCGAAGGAACTCGCAACGCGGATTCAGGAACACGGGAGCGAACTCGCGATCGACGCCGCTGAAGAGGCCACGGCGGACGGCCGCAAGACGCTGATGGCCCAGGATTTCGGCGTCGAGCGCGTCGTCGACAAGGACGACCTCGAGTTGCCGGTCGCGCCGGTCGATCGGATCGCCAGACTGGAGATCGACAACCGCTATCGCGTCTCGATGGACGCCCGCGTCGCCCTGGCCGACATCCTCGAGGACTACGCGGACAACGTCGCCCGGGCGGCGACGATCCTCGCACACCACGCCGACCGGCGCACCATCACCGACGACGACATCGAGACGTACTTCTCGCTGTTCGAGTGA
- a CDS encoding single-stranded DNA binding protein, with protein sequence MSDIEGVYEDLEADVSLEEFREAVEAKVEQMGGLADEETAAMLVAHEVGESEVGGIADIEPGMEEAKFVAKVVSIGEKRTFERDGDDEDGQVVNVEVADETGSVRAAFWDDHAEAAIEELEEGQVLRIKGRPKEGFSGVEVSVDDVEPDDDTEVDVQISDVYTVEDLSLGLSNVNLVGLILDTDSVRTFDRDDGSEGKVSNLVLGDSTGRVRVTLWDEQADLATAFDPGATVEVVDGYVKERDGSLELHVGNRGAVEEVDAEVEYVPESTPIENVEIGQTVDLAGVVRSADPKRTFDRDDGSEGQVRNIRVQDATDDIRVALWGEKADIDVGPGDEVALGDVEIQDGWQDDLEASAGWQSTITVLESDSADTSAAGGDDGSSDENAGLSAFAGDGADDGGEDDETAGATADSSGDDGAASADAGSDDPSDGEELEFTGVVVQAGDPLVLDDGETTMSVATDVDVGLGEEVTARGVVRDGRLEANDVF encoded by the coding sequence ATGAGCGACATCGAGGGCGTATACGAGGACCTCGAGGCCGACGTCTCCCTCGAGGAGTTTCGCGAGGCCGTCGAGGCGAAGGTCGAGCAGATGGGGGGGCTCGCGGACGAGGAGACGGCGGCGATGCTCGTCGCTCACGAGGTCGGCGAGAGCGAGGTCGGCGGGATCGCCGATATCGAACCGGGCATGGAGGAGGCGAAGTTCGTCGCCAAGGTGGTCTCGATCGGCGAGAAACGGACCTTCGAGCGCGACGGCGACGACGAGGACGGTCAGGTCGTCAACGTCGAAGTCGCGGACGAGACCGGCTCCGTGCGGGCGGCCTTCTGGGACGACCACGCCGAGGCTGCCATCGAGGAACTCGAGGAGGGACAGGTGCTGCGGATCAAGGGCCGACCGAAGGAGGGCTTTTCCGGCGTCGAGGTCAGCGTCGACGATGTCGAACCCGACGACGACACCGAGGTCGACGTACAGATCTCCGACGTCTACACCGTCGAGGACCTCTCGCTTGGCCTCTCGAACGTCAATCTCGTCGGGCTGATTCTGGATACCGACAGCGTACGAACCTTCGACCGTGACGACGGTTCCGAGGGGAAGGTCTCGAACCTCGTGCTCGGCGATTCGACCGGCCGCGTGCGCGTGACGCTGTGGGACGAACAGGCGGACCTCGCGACGGCGTTCGATCCGGGCGCAACCGTCGAGGTCGTCGACGGCTACGTCAAGGAACGCGACGGCAGTCTCGAGCTCCACGTCGGCAACCGCGGCGCGGTCGAGGAAGTCGACGCGGAGGTCGAGTACGTCCCCGAGAGCACGCCCATCGAGAACGTCGAGATCGGCCAGACGGTCGACCTCGCGGGCGTCGTCCGCTCGGCCGATCCCAAACGCACGTTCGACCGCGACGATGGGTCTGAGGGTCAGGTTCGCAACATCCGCGTTCAGGACGCGACCGACGACATCCGCGTCGCGCTGTGGGGCGAGAAAGCCGACATCGACGTGGGACCGGGCGACGAGGTCGCGCTGGGCGACGTCGAGATCCAAGACGGCTGGCAGGACGACCTCGAGGCGTCGGCGGGCTGGCAGTCGACGATCACCGTTCTCGAATCTGATTCGGCCGACACGAGCGCTGCCGGCGGCGACGACGGCTCGAGCGACGAGAACGCCGGGCTATCGGCCTTTGCCGGCGACGGCGCTGACGACGGGGGCGAGGACGACGAGACGGCAGGGGCGACCGCCGACTCGAGCGGCGACGACGGAGCCGCCAGCGCGGATGCCGGGTCCGACGACCCGTCCGACGGCGAGGAACTCGAGTTCACCGGCGTCGTGGTTCAGGCCGGCGATCCGCTCGTCTTAGACGACGGCGAGACGACGATGAGCGTCGCGACCGACGTCGATGTCGGCCTCGGCGAAGAGGTAACCGCCAGAGGGGTCGTCCGCGACGGCCGCCTCGAGGCGAACGACGTGTTCTGA
- a CDS encoding Hvo_1808 family surface protein: protein MEPTHPRSAVALFSVLLVAVVLTGGVAGPALTATAAASPDGSATASADSTVLTADSAAATTPAAVQAQTERPDNPTTEGTVGYVSGYWYDDSLAVDDQSNAVVEEDELAPVVYRSMARVELIRNMTFDEEVTVDVVSRQEYRQNNDGRFGNFTAAERLEQNVAYEALFMVDRETAAADATESLYGGAVDGYYDPETDEIVIVSENPETPELDERTLGHELVHALQDQHYNLSALEGTTQDRELAKNGLVEGDAKRVELEYESRCGYQWDCLEPSSERRGLSSDINWGIYFTIYQPYSDGPDYVNHLRYQGPGWSAVNAAYDDPPTTTSAVIHPGSEREPANVSVPDRSSDGWRQFTVDGEPASDTVGEAGMVAMFTADAFGSSREPVIDQRAFLADDQGYQYNHSVTNGWAGDELVVYAQDGAVEASTPAAAGEAGYVWRTRWQSAADAEQFVDGYLQLLESHRAEPVDGRQNAFRIDDGGYAGAYAIERNGTTATIVRAPSVDELSNVEAGAAPEGEDTLEFAGSNEPDEVPGFGPLVAVGVLAIALLGTGARIAVDRRQS, encoded by the coding sequence ATGGAACCGACGCACCCCCGCTCGGCGGTCGCCCTCTTCTCGGTGTTGCTCGTCGCGGTGGTACTGACCGGCGGGGTCGCCGGCCCGGCACTGACGGCGACGGCAGCCGCGAGTCCGGACGGATCGGCGACCGCGTCCGCTGATTCGACAGTCCTGACTGCTGATTCGGCCGCAGCGACGACCCCGGCGGCCGTTCAGGCCCAGACCGAACGCCCCGACAACCCTACGACGGAGGGAACCGTCGGCTACGTCTCGGGCTACTGGTACGACGACTCGCTGGCGGTCGACGACCAGTCGAACGCGGTCGTCGAGGAGGACGAACTCGCGCCCGTCGTCTACCGATCGATGGCTCGCGTCGAACTGATCCGCAACATGACCTTCGACGAGGAGGTCACCGTCGATGTCGTCTCGCGCCAGGAGTACCGGCAGAACAACGACGGCCGCTTCGGGAACTTCACCGCCGCCGAGCGCTTGGAGCAGAACGTCGCCTACGAGGCGCTGTTCATGGTCGACCGCGAGACCGCGGCGGCCGACGCGACCGAGTCGCTGTACGGTGGCGCGGTCGACGGCTACTACGACCCCGAGACTGACGAGATCGTTATCGTCTCCGAAAACCCGGAGACGCCCGAGCTGGACGAACGCACGCTCGGCCACGAACTCGTCCACGCACTGCAGGATCAACACTACAACCTCTCGGCGCTCGAGGGGACGACCCAGGACCGCGAACTCGCGAAGAACGGGCTGGTCGAGGGCGACGCCAAGCGGGTCGAACTCGAGTACGAGAGCCGGTGTGGCTACCAGTGGGACTGCCTCGAGCCGAGCAGCGAGCGCCGCGGGCTGTCGTCGGACATCAACTGGGGCATCTACTTCACCATCTATCAGCCCTACAGCGACGGCCCCGACTACGTGAACCACCTCCGCTATCAGGGGCCGGGCTGGTCGGCCGTCAACGCAGCCTACGACGATCCGCCGACGACCACCTCGGCGGTGATCCACCCCGGTTCGGAGCGCGAGCCGGCGAACGTCTCGGTGCCGGACCGCTCGAGCGACGGCTGGCGACAGTTCACCGTCGACGGCGAGCCCGCGAGCGACACCGTCGGCGAGGCCGGCATGGTCGCGATGTTCACCGCCGACGCGTTCGGCTCGAGCCGCGAACCGGTGATCGACCAACGCGCGTTCCTCGCCGACGATCAGGGCTACCAGTACAACCACTCGGTCACGAACGGCTGGGCCGGCGACGAACTGGTCGTCTACGCGCAGGACGGCGCGGTCGAGGCAAGTACGCCGGCCGCGGCCGGCGAGGCCGGCTACGTCTGGCGCACGCGGTGGCAGTCGGCGGCCGACGCCGAGCAGTTCGTCGACGGCTACCTCCAGTTGCTCGAGAGCCACCGGGCCGAGCCGGTCGACGGACGGCAGAACGCCTTCCGAATCGACGACGGCGGCTACGCCGGCGCGTACGCCATCGAGCGCAACGGAACGACGGCGACGATCGTCCGCGCGCCGTCGGTCGACGAGCTGTCGAACGTCGAGGCCGGGGCCGCGCCCGAGGGCGAAGATACGCTCGAGTTTGCGGGGAGCAACGAGCCCGACGAGGTCCCCGGCTTCGGCCCGCTCGTCGCGGTCGGCGTGCTCGCGATCGCGCTGCTCGGCACGGGGGCGCGGATCGCCGTCGATCGTCGGCAATCCTGA